The nucleotide window CGAAGTGGTGCACGGGATCCCGGGGGAGCGGGTGCTCAAGGCAGGGGACGTGCTCAAGGTGGACGGCGGATGCATCGTCGAGGGCTGGCACTCGGACTCCGCCCGCACGCTCATCCTGGGAGACTCCGCCTCCGGCACCGCCGACGCTGAGGATGAGCGACTCTCCCGGATCACCGCCGCGGCGATGTGGCGCGGCATCGCCGCCTTCGCCCAGGCCAAGAGCACCGGTGAGATCGGAGAGGCCATTGAGGACTACGTGGCCGCCCAGTCCGGCAAGCAGCTGGGAATCCTCGAAGACTACGTGGGCCACGGCATCGGATCGCAGATGCACATGGCGCCCGACGTGTTCAACTACTCGACCGGCATGAAGGGCGCCCGGATCAAGCCTGGCATGGCCCTGGCGATCGAGCCGATGCTCACGCGTGGCGGCATCGAGACGAGGGTCCTCCAGGACGACTGGACCGTGGTCACCAGCGACGGCTCCCACGCCAGCCAGTGGGAACACTCGGTGGCCCGGCACGCCGAGGGCATCTGGGTGCTCACCGCGGCCGACGGCGGAGCCTCCGAGCTCGAGCCGCTGGGCGTGACCCCCGTGCCCATTCCGACCGCCTGATCTGGCCGCCTGATCCGGCCGCCTGGTCCG belongs to Nesterenkonia halotolerans and includes:
- the map gene encoding type I methionyl aminopeptidase; this translates as MFSRSRIELKSPEQLSHMAAAGAILSEALDATLAAAAPGVTTSALNDVFAELITARGAKPNFLNYHGFPGYICTSVNDEVVHGIPGERVLKAGDVLKVDGGCIVEGWHSDSARTLILGDSASGTADAEDERLSRITAAAMWRGIAAFAQAKSTGEIGEAIEDYVAAQSGKQLGILEDYVGHGIGSQMHMAPDVFNYSTGMKGARIKPGMALAIEPMLTRGGIETRVLQDDWTVVTSDGSHASQWEHSVARHAEGIWVLTAADGGASELEPLGVTPVPIPTA